A genome region from Streptomyces pratensis includes the following:
- a CDS encoding HU family DNA-binding protein, with the protein MDRSGLIEAIGRKTAGGGELSADQIGRVVDAAFGTVGEAGAIAEALKAGRTVTLVGFGSFHQVGGEAALRPGKALNEFVHDQAG; encoded by the coding sequence ATGGACAGGTCCGGTTTGATCGAGGCGATCGGACGCAAGACGGCGGGCGGCGGCGAGCTGTCGGCCGACCAGATCGGCCGGGTCGTCGACGCCGCGTTCGGCACGGTCGGGGAGGCCGGTGCCATCGCCGAGGCGCTCAAAGCGGGCAGGACCGTCACCCTGGTGGGCTTCGGCAGCTTCCACCAGGTGGGCGGCGAGGCCGCCCTGCGGCCGGGCAAGGCCCTCAACGAATTCGTCCACGACCAGGCCGGGTGA